In the Mytilus trossulus isolate FHL-02 chromosome 1, PNRI_Mtr1.1.1.hap1, whole genome shotgun sequence genome, one interval contains:
- the LOC134693559 gene encoding uncharacterized protein LOC134693559, which produces MSLTMGSNATKEPDPVSPLIQIRLNREEQLEWFDFIVNSSEDELYQHIKENSSIITAVMYFDSFNQCSCHDLEQCQISKTGSNKLEILRKCILYGLCPHILMLRQGISEKDPLFYTDNLYNQLYSVEDLDISERSNPNHCGIYWIHVAIMAERYRIVQSLLPILSNYKTILLISVAVMT; this is translated from the exons ATGTCTCTTACGATGGGGTCCAATGCCACCAAAGAACCAG ACCCAGTATCACCATTAATTCAAATCAGATTAAACAGGGAGGAACAATTAGAATggtttgattttattgttaatagCAGTGAGGATGAACTTTATCAACATATAAAGGAAAATTCTTCCATTATAACAGCTGTGATGTACTTTG ATTCTTTTAATCAGTGTAGCTGTCATGACTTAGAGCAGTGTCAGATTTCGAAAACTGGCAGCAATAAATTAGAAATTCTTCGTAAATGTATATTGTATGGATTGTGTCCTCATATTCTCATGTTGCGACAAGGTATAAGTGAAAAAGACCCATTGTTTTATACTGATAATTTGTATAACCAACTCTATTCCGTGGAAGACTTGGACATATCTGAACGGTCAAATCCGAATCATTGTGGAATTTACTGGATTCATGTGGCAATAATGGCAGAGCGATATAGAATCGTACAGAGTCTACTCCCTATACTGTCTAATTATAAGACC ATTCTTTTAATCAGTGTAGCTGTCATGACTTAG
- the LOC134684359 gene encoding uncharacterized protein LOC134684359 produces MLRQGISEKDPLFYTDNLYNQLYSVEDLDISERSNPNHCGIYWIHVAIMAERYRIVQSLLPILSNYKTVSFIYLTLWNKFSPLYLAVVHKNLDLVKQILQYYPDFVNIPCQFETRWDQKYQRKVTKATHITQVAVLHDFTEALECMWPHFNMTCCKTKKHLKNSLRIAKEHKKTASTDYIMSKGVMMSSSDQKSLLLSAIKEMDIEVVRTCLLGKVSTISIVGGLKIAVNKGLLEFATILLDKMKEANVEISNVFGLQDCMIDAFFHHNEQIVRLLIEYKLDVNVTYCGLSLLTWSEILRLQNLQEILKSAGGMTFQTYDEPSKCILSDIVHMEANTLKNVKCLIERDYNVNGVRREFSWAYPPVYIALFERKFDVFEYLIFRGALMDMHNNTGSQFNKKMFPVSNYYHEWLQFITVLVKANVIFSFESYLNSYDVTLEIGRTERLLEIILITSHTVSQTYRMMLEKVQLNSRLSQRSKAVINDLFHGVKSLQVSCRNSLRKHYNREFYEFTEKIATRFPDKILKYLKCEDVIDISF; encoded by the exons ATGTTGCGACAAGGTATAAGTGAAAAAGACCCATTGTTTTATACTGATAATTTGTATAACCAACTCTATTCCGTGGAAGACTTGGACATATCTGAACGGTCAAATCCGAATCATTGTGGAATTTACTGGATTCATGTGGCAATAATGGCAGAGCGATATAGAATCGTACAGAGTCTACTCCCTATACTGTCTAATTATAAGACCGTCAGCTTTATCTATCTCACTTTATGGAACAAGTTCTCTCCATTATATTTAGCAGTTGTTCATAAAAATCTTGATCTAGTAAAGCAAATACTACAGTACTATcctgattttgtaaatattccaTGTCAGTTTGAGACTCGTTGGGATCAGAAATACCAGAGGAAAGTCACTAAAGCTACACATATTACTCAAGTGGCAGTATTGCACGATTTTACTGAAGCACTGGAATGCATGTGGCCACATTTTAATATGACATGTtgcaaaacaaagaaacacCTAAAAAATTCTCTCAGAATTGCAAAAGAGCATAAAAAGACAGCAAGCACTGATTATATAATGTCCAAAGGTGTAATGATGTCATCAAGTGACCAGAAAAGTCTtcttttatcagcaatcaaagagaTGGACATAGAGGTCGTACGAACATGTTTACTAGGGAAAGTTAGCACTATTTCAATTGTGGGCGGATTAAAGATAGCCGTCAACAAAG GTCTACTAGAATTTGCCACTATATTGCTGGACAAAATGAAGGAAGCCAACGTTGAAATTTCCAACGTTTTTGGTCTCCAAGATTGTATGATAGACGCCTTTTTCCATCATAACGAACAGATTGTCCGTCTATTAATAGAATACAAATTAGATGTGAATGTAACATATTGTGGTTTAAGTCTTTTAACATGGTCAGAAATACTGAGACTACAAAACCTTCAAGAAATCCTGAAATCAGCAGGTGGTATGACCTTCCAGACTTACGACGAACCAAGCAAATGTATTCTCTCAGATATCGTGCACATGGAAGCTAACACActgaaaaatgtcaaatgtcTGATAGAGAGAGATTATAATGTGAATGGAGTCCGAAGGGAGTTTTCTTGGGCTTATCCTCCTGTTTATATTGCTTTGTTTGAGAGAAAATTTGATGTTttcgaatatttaatatttaggGGTGCTTTAATGGACATGCATAATAACACAGGTTctcaatttaacaaaaaaatgtttccagtttcAAATTACTACCATGAATGGCTCCAGTTTATAACTGTTCTAGTAAAAGCAAACgtgattttttcatttgaaagttaTTTGAATTCTTATGACGTAACACTTGAAATAGGTAGGACGGAAAGGCTGTTAGAAATTATTCTGATAACATCTCATACAGTGTCTCAAACATACAGGATGATGCTGGAGAAAGTGCAATTGAACAGCAGACTGTCACAAAGATCAAAAGCTGTAATTAACGATTTGTTCCATGGGGTAAAATCGTTACAAGTTTCCTGCAGAAATTCTCTAAGAAAGCACTATAATCGtgaattttatgaatttacagaaaaaatagcAACACGATTTCCGGATAAAATTCTGAAATATCTTAAATGTGAAGACGTTATTGATATATCTTTTTGA
- the LOC134684421 gene encoding low-density lipoprotein receptor-related protein 8-like, which translates to MCTQHIGKSSILFNVFLTLSTALPLESSLRKDTNGCYPHEFRCHNRYYCINSRYVCDEIDDCGDLSDESNCSNKKCFHGEFLCSSNGIYVCHPNHYKCDGEPDCDDQSDERNCKLKRSDENLLDHLKRPLSAKSSFYFYKAKPFY; encoded by the exons ATGTGCACTCAACATATAGGAAAATCTAGCATACTTTTTAACGTGTTCTTAACTCTATCAACGGCATTGCCACTCGAGTCAAGTCTTCGTAAAG ACACCAATGGCTGTTATCCACATGAATTTCGATGTCATAACAGATATTACTGCATAAACAGTCGTTATGTTTGTGACGAAATAGACGATTGTGGAGATTTATCAGATGAGAGTAATTGTTCAA ataaaaagTGTTTTCATGGTGAATTCTTGTGTAGTTCTAATGGAATATACGTGTGTCATCCAAATCATTACAAGTGTGATGGAGAACCAGACTGTGATGACCAATCAGATGAGAGAAATTGCAAAC taaAAAGAAGCGACGAGAACCTGCTTGACCACTTGAAGAGGCCATTGAGTGCGaaaagttctttttatttttacaaggcAAAGCCTTTTTATTGA